A window from Nitrospira sp. ND1 encodes these proteins:
- a CDS encoding S1C family serine protease, whose amino-acid sequence MLTALYSRNGARPDRTRWFAWGLFSLSLLSLCTPANGAGHNPNESTSLTELSVPAVVAKVRPSVVTVLTRGIPQGGSQHGAPPGSGSGVILDAGGHILTNNHLVQGVTSVVVGLSTGRLTPGRVVARDFLLDLALVRITAPDLVPAEFSRRASFEIGETVIAIGNPLALKGGSTVTVGVISALDRSVLTPEGETLYDLLQTDAAINPGNSGGPLVDRYGQVVGINVAIAPSAQAISYAIAMEAVTPHLQSMMDRGSVLRPDLGLIPLTITPSVAASFDLESDRGILALSVDPAKPAGRAGLQSGDVVTAIDNHPLYNIGDFWHAVSRASDQMSFQITTQGKAGTGTITVSRPGPARP is encoded by the coding sequence CTCTGCACGCCGGCGAACGGCGCAGGCCACAATCCCAATGAATCGACCTCGCTCACGGAACTGTCGGTACCCGCCGTCGTAGCCAAAGTCCGTCCGTCGGTCGTCACCGTGCTCACGCGTGGCATTCCCCAGGGAGGCTCCCAACACGGGGCCCCGCCGGGCTCCGGCTCCGGCGTGATCCTCGATGCCGGCGGGCACATCTTGACCAATAACCATCTGGTGCAGGGCGTGACCAGCGTCGTGGTGGGACTCTCGACCGGCCGGCTCACACCGGGGCGAGTCGTCGCTCGTGATTTTCTGCTCGATCTCGCCCTCGTCAGAATCACCGCTCCGGATCTGGTTCCGGCCGAATTCAGCCGGCGCGCGTCCTTCGAAATCGGTGAAACCGTGATCGCCATCGGGAACCCCCTCGCCCTGAAGGGAGGCTCCACCGTCACGGTCGGCGTCATCAGCGCACTCGATCGCTCGGTGCTCACGCCGGAGGGAGAGACCCTGTACGATCTGCTCCAAACGGATGCCGCGATCAACCCGGGGAACAGCGGCGGCCCGTTGGTTGATCGATACGGTCAGGTCGTGGGCATCAATGTCGCAATCGCTCCTTCCGCGCAGGCCATCAGTTACGCCATTGCTATGGAGGCGGTGACGCCCCATCTTCAATCCATGATGGATCGCGGCTCCGTCCTGCGGCCGGACCTCGGCCTGATACCGCTGACGATCACCCCGAGTGTCGCCGCGAGCTTCGATCTGGAGAGTGACCGGGGCATCCTCGCGCTCTCGGTGGATCCAGCCAAACCGGCTGGGCGAGCCGGATTGCAATCCGGGGATGTGGTGACCGCCATCGATAACCATCCGCTGTACAACATCGGAGATTTCTGGCACGCCGTGAGTCGCGCAAGCGACCAGATGTCGTTTCAGATCACCACGCAAGGGAAGGCCGGCACGGGCACCATTACTGTGTCACGTCCCGGTCCGGCTCGGCCGTAA